In Anaerobacillus isosaccharinicus, one genomic interval encodes:
- a CDS encoding DDE-type integrase/transposase/recombinase encodes MLPQIITYLLTFINYQEQVIRTLLTLLIGKSMFDKPTEAPVNKPYRKLQVDDLPIIEVPKKLDFQVLLTEHLESKGKPLKPVQRRSNSTPVPSSMKCPTCGAPAEYLYANNGAKGQYQCKVCSCLFSEKNRYLKEAILKCPHCSKTLEKVKERKDFHVYKCKNDACSYYQQKRNAMTQKEKNRFKEDPQAFKLRYIYRQFHIDFQPLAKHSPKRPRVDLSRIYVSPHTLGLILTYHVNYGLSARKTAALMKDVHGVSISHQSILNYENSVALWLKPYIDHYPYELSDQFCGDETYIRVNGRWHYLFFFFDAVKKVILSYPVSPNRDTATAIKAIDEVLLKLRKIPENLTFVVDGNPIYLLAQHFYAQHQIPFEVIQVIGLTNEDEVSKEYRPLKQIIERLNRTFKGNYRSTHGFGSEHGSVSFVTLFVAYFNFLRPHSALEGKVPVTIPELEKLPNMPARWTTLIGLAQDWISKQTA; translated from the coding sequence TTGTTACCTCAAATTATAACCTATTTACTTACTTTTATAAACTACCAAGAACAAGTAATTCGAACGCTCCTTACCCTTTTAATCGGGAAGAGCATGTTTGATAAACCGACTGAGGCTCCAGTTAATAAACCTTATCGCAAGCTTCAAGTTGATGATCTACCGATCATTGAAGTTCCAAAAAAACTAGATTTTCAAGTTTTATTAACCGAGCATCTTGAGTCTAAAGGTAAACCTCTCAAACCAGTACAAAGACGGTCGAATTCAACACCCGTTCCTTCATCAATGAAATGTCCTACGTGTGGTGCTCCAGCTGAGTATTTATATGCGAACAATGGAGCGAAAGGACAATATCAATGTAAGGTGTGTTCGTGCCTTTTCAGTGAGAAAAATCGTTATCTCAAGGAAGCAATCCTGAAATGCCCTCACTGTTCAAAAACACTCGAAAAAGTGAAAGAAAGAAAAGACTTCCATGTGTACAAGTGTAAAAACGACGCTTGTTCTTATTACCAACAGAAACGTAATGCGATGACTCAAAAAGAGAAAAATCGGTTCAAAGAAGATCCTCAAGCCTTTAAACTTCGCTATATTTACCGCCAGTTTCACATTGATTTTCAACCATTAGCGAAGCATTCACCAAAGAGACCGAGAGTTGATCTATCAAGAATTTATGTGTCTCCACATACGCTTGGACTGATTTTGACTTATCACGTCAATTATGGACTTTCAGCCCGTAAAACAGCAGCGTTGATGAAAGATGTACACGGTGTTTCAATTTCTCATCAAAGCATTTTAAACTACGAAAACAGTGTGGCATTGTGGTTGAAACCGTATATTGATCACTATCCTTACGAACTCTCAGATCAATTTTGTGGTGACGAAACATACATCCGCGTAAATGGCCGTTGGCATTACCTGTTTTTCTTTTTTGATGCCGTGAAGAAAGTCATTCTCTCTTATCCTGTGTCACCTAATCGAGATACAGCTACAGCTATTAAAGCGATAGACGAAGTGTTGTTAAAGCTTAGGAAAATCCCAGAAAACCTAACTTTCGTTGTCGATGGCAATCCCATTTACTTATTAGCACAACACTTTTATGCCCAGCACCAAATCCCGTTTGAGGTCATTCAGGTAATTGGCTTAACGAACGAAGACGAGGTGTCAAAAGAATATCGACCTCTCAAACAAATTATCGAGCGGCTAAATCGTACCTTTAAAGGAAACTATCGATCCACTCATGGTTTCGGTTCAGAACATGGTTCTGTTTCTTTTGTGACCTTGTTCGTTGCTTACTTTAACTTTTTAAGACCACATTCAGCTTTGGAAGGAAAAGTACCAGTAACAATTCCTGAGTTAGAGAAGCTTCCAAACATGCCTGCTAGATGGACAACTCTTATTGGTCTTGCCCAGGATTGGATAAGTAAGCAAACTGCCTAA
- a CDS encoding SRPBCC family protein — protein MKTIEYSVVINKPITEVFRYLEDLNNRPNWEPGVVSVEILNGKYEEPGSTIQITNQALGKKMETIAEVIEYKENEHVICRAQKPFFHEVSNLYEDLNGQTKFTRKATADFDRQGGVTKLASSLIVKKLEKSFQKTVLTAKEVLEKN, from the coding sequence TTAACAAGCCTATAACAGAAGTTTTTCGTTACCTTGAAGATTTAAATAATCGCCCGAATTGGGAACCAGGGGTAGTTAGCGTAGAGATACTTAACGGTAAATATGAAGAACCTGGTTCGACTATTCAAATAACGAACCAAGCTTTAGGAAAAAAAATGGAGACAATCGCCGAGGTAATTGAGTACAAGGAAAATGAACACGTCATATGTCGCGCCCAAAAACCTTTTTTTCACGAGGTCAGCAATCTTTACGAAGACCTAAACGGGCAAACCAAGTTCACTCGTAAGGCAACAGCAGATTTTGACCGACAAGGTGGAGTAACGAAACTAGCTTCCTCCTTAATTGTAAAAAAATTAGAAAAGTCGTTTCAGAAAACTGTCCTAACGGCTAAAGAAGTACTTGAAAAAAATTAG
- a CDS encoding NAD(P)-dependent oxidoreductase — translation MRVLVLGASGATGKQVVRQLIKKQINTRVLIRKTAVLPKDVEENPLVEILKGNINELDDYEMKHLLRECNVIISCLGHNVTPKGMFGKPRYLVFDTIKRVSELAKNKADEKIKLILMSTTGYTNILSGETKSIGEKIIDSFLKLLLPPHRDNLKAANYLITEIGEKDETIEWVLVRPDTLVNHDEVSSYEICELPTRSPIFNAGKTSRINVSHFMTELVTVDKTWKDWQFKTPVVYNKIDE, via the coding sequence ATGAGAGTACTAGTTCTTGGGGCTAGCGGAGCTACCGGTAAACAAGTTGTCAGGCAATTAATCAAAAAGCAAATCAATACCCGGGTTCTCATTAGAAAAACTGCAGTTCTTCCTAAAGATGTCGAAGAAAATCCATTGGTGGAAATCTTAAAGGGAAATATCAACGAATTAGATGATTATGAGATGAAACACCTTCTACGTGAATGCAATGTCATTATCTCTTGTCTTGGTCACAATGTTACCCCAAAAGGTATGTTTGGTAAACCTCGTTATTTAGTGTTTGATACAATAAAAAGAGTAAGTGAGCTTGCCAAAAACAAGGCTGACGAAAAAATAAAGCTGATTCTTATGAGTACAACAGGTTATACGAATATTTTATCTGGTGAGACAAAATCTATCGGAGAGAAAATCATCGATTCCTTCCTGAAGCTCTTGCTCCCTCCCCACCGAGATAACCTCAAGGCTGCAAACTATCTGATTACCGAAATTGGTGAAAAGGACGAGACGATAGAATGGGTATTAGTACGACCTGATACGTTAGTTAACCATGATGAAGTTAGTTCTTATGAAATATGCGAATTACCTACAAGAAGCCCAATATTCAATGCGGGTAAAACGAGCAGAATTAATGTAAGTCATTTTATGACTGAGCTAGTAACCGTTGATAAAACGTGGAAGGATTGGCAGTTTAAAACTCCGGTAGTTTACAATAAAATCGATGAGTAG
- a CDS encoding LuxR C-terminal-related transcriptional regulator yields MVTSIIYKIQGVASFLLIKPFKLGFNSLFLYKVLTIRLIKQGKIYEAKECIREHNQAIEGDPCYLQEFMLITLVRIKIASFRKYGHRKSLSKAVKLLDTLLIEANKGNRIGSIVEILILEALAHEVNNDLVLARKSLKKAILLAEREGYFQVFVDEGLPIYRLLSEPLVYESSPDFVLRLRSAIEASSKVIHELMEPLSERELDVLRLIAEGLSNQEIGKKLFLALSTVKGYNQNIFGKLEVKRRTEAVKRARELGLL; encoded by the coding sequence GTGGTAACCTCAATTATCTACAAAATTCAGGGGGTGGCAAGTTTTTTGCTTATAAAGCCCTTTAAACTAGGATTTAATAGCCTATTTCTATATAAAGTTTTGACAATACGGTTAATAAAACAGGGGAAAATATATGAAGCAAAGGAATGCATAAGAGAGCATAATCAAGCTATAGAAGGAGATCCGTGCTATCTTCAAGAGTTTATGCTTATCACCTTGGTAAGAATTAAAATCGCATCCTTTAGAAAATATGGACATAGAAAATCACTAAGTAAAGCTGTAAAACTTCTAGACACTTTATTAATAGAAGCTAACAAAGGTAATAGAATAGGAAGTATAGTGGAAATTCTTATCTTAGAGGCTTTAGCTCATGAGGTTAATAATGATTTAGTGTTAGCGAGGAAATCTCTTAAAAAAGCAATCCTTTTAGCAGAGCGTGAAGGGTATTTTCAGGTTTTTGTGGATGAAGGGCTACCAATTTACAGATTATTATCTGAACCATTGGTATATGAATCAAGTCCAGATTTTGTATTGCGTTTACGTTCGGCAATAGAAGCTTCTTCTAAGGTAATTCATGAATTAATGGAACCGTTAAGTGAACGTGAACTAGATGTATTAAGGTTAATTGCTGAAGGACTCTCTAATCAAGAAATTGGTAAAAAGTTGTTTTTAGCATTAAGTACTGTGAAGGGGTATAATCAAAATATATTCGGAAAACTTGAAGTGAAAAGAAGGACAGAAGCTGTTAAGAGAGCTCGTGAGTTGGGACTATTATAA
- a CDS encoding DUF4386 domain-containing protein, whose translation MKSNRRTATVLGLLLLFSFVFGILSSVPALEYPDYLVKLAEIEIQVMIATFSQAAMAVVYVSIAVILYPIIKKYNKNLALGYFGLRIIGAGFLFVAIVPFLLLLWLSQSYIAVGQADLSHFEITAELLRQGRDILNHIGMILPWSIGGLILYYCLYKIRLIPRWLSIWGIIGSTFTLLATLLLMFNIIKIVSLAYFIFNAPLALCELILAFYLLVRGFNPIEKNQNEKGSRI comes from the coding sequence ATGAAATCAAACAGAAGAACTGCTACCGTTCTTGGACTACTGTTACTATTCAGTTTTGTATTTGGAATATTAAGTTCAGTTCCAGCGTTAGAATATCCTGATTACCTTGTGAAATTAGCAGAGATCGAAATACAAGTTATGATAGCAACCTTTTCCCAAGCAGCAATGGCAGTAGTATATGTAAGCATAGCAGTGATATTATATCCAATAATTAAAAAATACAACAAAAATCTAGCGTTGGGCTATTTCGGCTTAAGGATTATTGGAGCGGGATTTCTCTTTGTTGCTATAGTCCCTTTTCTTCTTTTATTGTGGCTGAGTCAGAGTTATATTGCGGTCGGCCAAGCCGACTTATCGCATTTTGAAATAACTGCTGAATTGCTTAGACAAGGCAGAGATATTCTAAATCATATAGGAATGATATTGCCATGGAGTATTGGTGGCTTAATACTCTATTATTGCCTATATAAAATTAGACTTATCCCAAGATGGTTATCGATATGGGGTATTATTGGTTCTACATTTACTCTCCTTGCTACGTTATTGTTGATGTTTAACATCATAAAAATAGTAAGCCTAGCCTACTTTATTTTCAATGCTCCATTAGCTTTATGCGAATTAATTTTAGCATTCTATCTGCTGGTTAGAGGTTTCAATCCTATTGAAAAAAATCAAAATGAGAAAGGAAGTAGAATATGA